The Toxorhynchites rutilus septentrionalis strain SRP chromosome 3, ASM2978413v1, whole genome shotgun sequence genome includes a region encoding these proteins:
- the LOC129774464 gene encoding protein fem-1 homolog C-like: MSEYTEEFLSNLAKSLFNAINSSTGKLPEKIREKLQYLPVGIRRKVMQRTFDGATALSKACVVGNVEIIDYLVKVCDADIEQRSIDPRSEDCPIAPLILASKYGRLEAVKHLIQLGANVNVTSKCGSTPALIACSRKDSEMIQYLVEKGADVSKPNSRGETCFFNWIKSLPYGFENRDKKIIQLLLKYGADPFVSCGGKDALQFLCTKRKFPMVAYLMEHINYPLEKIANTIELVGAIMGLVYNNQVAAVAWWRKSFRFRMNGTNNIQKRPVIPPQSIYGNVLEFQTLAELEQIAVSRDAIVIQSLLIFERILGVHDPDTLVYMILFGHYCQQNKRMQMCVDVWMLVLLRQKDAIMGSIVLGTVQRITGFMLNLIHGRNSIVPRFGDAWTVFQMLALNAIESRQLVMTAEQQRYFDRTVHYISYLIDVLLSVAQSGGERKMVNDLVRILVHKNIRCITTGETLLHLSSKCGNFEYPLGGSGFEQMFRNGNVTKLLLECGAHIDLPDAFGIRSSDLLAKNPYNKIFLIDHVSLECLCANFIVAKGIPYRDLAQVVRDQELAVVVYEFDIEVHDLET, translated from the exons ATGAGCGAATACACTGAAGAGTTTTTGTCGAACCTGGCGAAATCCCTATTCAATGCGATCAATTCATCTACGGGGAAACTGCCTGAAAAAATCCGGGAGAAACTACAGTACTTACCGGTTGGTATCCGCAGGAAAGTAATGCAGAGAACGTTCGATGGTGCTACGGCCTTATCCAAAGCCTGTGTAGTTGGAAACGTTGAAATTATTGACTATCTTGTGAAGGTTTGTGACGCTGATATCGAACAGAGAAGTATCGATCCGCGCAGTGAGGATTGCCCGATTGCCCCTCTGATTTTGGCCAGCAAATACGGTAGATTAGAGGCTGTCAAACATCTCATCCAGCTTGGTGCGAATGTAAATGTTACCTCCAAGTGCGGTTCAACGCCAGCACTAATTGCGTGTAGCCGAAAGGATTCCGAAATGATTCAATATTTGGTGGAGAAAGGTGCCGACGTTAGCAAACCGAATAGCAGAGGTGAAACTTGTTTCTTTAACTGGATAAAATCGCTTCCGTATGGTTTTGAAAATCGGGATAagaaaatcattcaactgttgtTGAAATACGGAGCTGACCCATTCGTATCGTGTGGCGGAAAAGACGCTCTCCAGTTTTTGTGTACGAAACGGAAATTTCCAATGGTAGCTTACCTTATGGAACATATCAATTACCCACTAGAGAAAATAGCCAACACAATCGAGCTGGTCGGAGCTATAATGGGCTTGGTTTATAATAATCAGGTTGCTGCAGTTGCTTGGTGGCGAAAGTCTTTTCGCTTTCGGATGAACGGTACCAATAACATCCAGAAACGGCCAGTAATTCCTCCACAATCGATCTACGGAAATGTTCTTGAATTCCAAACCCTTGCCGAGTTGGAACAGATCGCCGTTAGTCGTGACGCGATAGTTATTCAAAGTTTGTTGATTTTTGAGAGGATATTAGGAGTTCACGACCCCGATACCTTGGTGTATATGATATTATTCGGTCATTACtgccaacaaaacaaacgaATGCAGATGTGTGTGGATGTGTGGATGTTGGTGCTGCTGAGACAAAAAGACGCCATAATGGGATCTATTGTTTTGGGTACTGTACAGAGAATTACGGGCTTCATGCTGAACTTAATCCATGGAAGAAATTCGATTGTACCACGATTTGGCGACGCTTGGACCGTATTTCAGATGTTGGCCCTGAACGCCATCGAGTCTCGTCAGTTGGTAATGACCGCGGAACAACAGAGATACTTTGATCGCACAGTCCATTACATATCGTATCTAATCGATGTCCTGCTCTCCGTTGCTCAAAGCGGCGGAGAACGTAAAATGGTCAATGATCTCGTTCGGATACTGGTCCACAAAAATATTCGATGCATAACGACAGGTGAAACACTGTTACATCTGTCCTCTAAATGTGGAAATTTTGAGTATCCTTTGGGTGGTTCTGGTTTCGAGCAGATGTTCCGCAATGGAAACGTGACAAAGTTGCTGCTGGAGTGCGGTGCCCATATTGATCTACCGGATGCGTTCGGCATTCGGTCGTCAGATCTACTCGCAAAAAATCCATACAACAAAATTTTCCTGATCGACCACGTCTCACTCGAATGCCTTTGTGCAAATTTCATAGTCGCGAAAGGAATTCCCTATCGGG ACCTTGCTCAGGTGGTGCGGGATCAAGAACTTGCCGTCGTAGTATACGAATTTGATATTGAAGTTCATGACTTGGAGACCTGA